The Synechocystis sp. PCC 6714 genome includes the window AAAACCAAGTGTTTGGTATCGCACCTCGAAAACTAGGCTTAGGGGGTTCTTGCCAGAAAGGCTTGGTAAGGTAAAAAGTCTAAGCACCAAGTACCAAAAGCATTTTGCTGAAACCGTACCGTGGGACACACGGGATCGGGCCTCTGAAATGGGGCGAAAGTCTGTGGACTCTGTGTAAGGCAGTACATGGTTTTTGACTGTGGTATGCGGCGGTGAATGAAGCAGAAACTTAAATCGTGAGGTTTAGGAATTCCCTGGCTTTGGCCGGGGGAGGATGTCAAGAAGTAAAGTAAACTGACTGGCAACAACTTTGCGTTGGCCGTTCCCGACTCTGTTCCCAATGCTTTCTGTAACGTAATTAATCAAAATTAATCAAACCCCAATCCTCCCAATCTCAGTTTTAACTCCCCTCTGACCACGGCGATCGCCAAACCAAAATGACAATTGATAACATCCGTCTTAGAAACGAATTTATTAACACCGAAGTTATTACCCGCAGTAGTGGTAAAAAACTTGGGGTAGTCAAAGAAGTGCTAGTCGATGTCGATCAGCGAGAAATTGTCGCCCTGGGACTAAGGGACAACTTTTTATCTTTAACGGGGATGCCCCAATACCTTTATCTCAACAGCATTGTCCAAACTGGGGATGTGGTACTGGTGGAAAACGACGATGTGTTTGAACTCGTGGAAGTGGACCTCTATTCTCCCCTGGTTAATAGTGAAGTGGTTACGGAGACAGGGGAGCCCCTAGGCCGGGTAAGGGATTTTCAATTTGACCTCGCCACTGGCAAAGTTTCCTCTATTATCATTGCTTCCCTGGGATTACCCCAAATTCCCGAACAGTTAATTAGCACCTATGAGCTTTCCATTGACGAAGTGGTAAGCAGTGGCCCCAACCGTTTGATCGTGTTTGAAGGGGCAGAGGAAAGATTAAATCAACTTAGTGTGGGCTTACTGGAGCGTCTTGGTATTGGTCGTCCCTCCTGGGAACGTGTGGAGGAAGACTTATATTATCCCCCCACTACCCGCCCCGAAAATCAGCTAGGCAGTGGCATTCCTGTCCGTCCACCGGTGCAAGTACGTCAACCGGAACCAGTGTTGGAAGAGCGCTGGCATGAAGATGATTGGCAAGATACTCGCCCTGCGCCGCCCCCCCGTCGGGAAGTGGCCCCCTTACGCTACCCAGAGCCGGAATATGAAGATGATTATGAAGTGGATAATTGGGGGGAAGCGTCTTCCCGTTCTTCCGCCCCAGAGCCGGAATACGACTATGAAGATGAAGTGGCTGGTGATGTGTGGGATGACGATGAAGCCCCCAGCCCCTACAATCCTCCCCGGGTGAATATTCCCGAAACCCGTCGGGAAAAAATGCCTGAGTATTACGAAGAATAGCCCCAATTTCTAGCAACAAATCAGGGCTCATACTCCTTGGGGGAAACGCTCCCACAGGTTGGTACATTGCCTTAGGCTTTGGTGGTGGCCATGGCCTAGGATGAGATGGTCCAATACCGGGATTTGTAAGTATTGAGCTCCCTGGAGCAGCAATTCGGTCAGCTGGATATCTTCCGGACTAGGGTCTAGTCCACCGGAGGGATGGTTATGGGCCACAATTAACCGGGTAGCCCCTTGTTTGATCACTTCCCGAAAAATTTCCCTGGGATGGATTAGGGTTTCCGTGGCCGTACCAATGGTAATTACCTTAGTGGCCAACAAACGATTTTTCACATCCAACATGGCAATGGCAAAATGCTCTTGGATCTGCCACATTAAGTCTTGCCCCAGGGCGATCGCCGCCGCTTCGGGACTATCAAGCACCATTTTTTCCAGGGGACGACTTTGGAAGACTCGTTTGCCCAATTCCACTGCTGCTAAAACTGTTGTGGCCTTAGCGGGACCAATGCCGGGAAAGGCAATCAATTCCTGGGGATGGATATTACGCAACACATCCATGGGGTCCTGACGATTCTGTCCTAACTGTTGCAAAATATATTGCCCCAAACCCACCGCCGACAGCTTTCCTTTACCCTGGCCCGTAGCTAATAGAATGGCGATCAACTCTGCATTGCCAAGATGTTTAGCTCCGTATTTCAGTAACTTTTCCCTAGGTCGTTCATCTTCCGGTAGGTCGGCAATTCTCAGGCTATAGGTCATGGTTTTCCTTTACCTTGAAACCACATTGGGGACAATGGCGATCTTCAACGCCCAGGGGATAGCCACAGCCTTCGCAAAGGTCATGGGAACCCACAGCTAATCCTTCCTGCACCGCCACCCGTTCATCAAACACAAAACATTCCCCCTGCCACAAACTTTCCTCCGGGGTGATCGTTTCTAGGTAATGCAAAATTCCTCCCTGGAGATGATAAACCTCAGTAAATCCTTCCTCCAATAGGTAAGCCGTCGCCTTTTCACAGCGGATACCCCCGGTGCAAAACATGGCTACTTTTTTATCCTTTTGCCCTTCCAGATTATTTTTCACGTAGTCGGGAAACTGCCGAAATCTCTTCGTCCGGGGATTAATTGCCCCTTGAAATGTGCCGATCGCCACTTCGTAATCATTGCGGGTATCGATCACCATCACATCGGGGTCCTGGAGCAATTGATTCCACTGCTGGGGCAGCACATAGGTTCCCACTTGTTTTTCCGGGGTTATCTGGGGCCGGCCCAGGCTGACAATTTCCAGTTTAATTTTCACCTTCATCCGCTGGAAGGGCATAATTTCTGCCCAAGAGTGCCGTTGGGGCAACGTTGCCAACCCCAAATCCCCTGCAATGGTCTTCACCAGTTTCTCAATATCGTTGGATTCTCCGGCGATCGTGGCATTGACTCCTTCCTCTGCCAACAGAATAGTTCCCTTCAGTCCCAGGCGATCGCAGAACTCCTGCCAACGGCTTTGCTTTTCCTGCAAATCATCGAGTCGGGTGAAGTGGTAAAAAGTTGTTACCTGGTGAGCCATAGGAAAGCAGAAAAATCCTTGCTTGTTGTGAACTTCTATGGCTATAATAGCTGAGGTTTGTTGCCAAACGGCGTAACCTGCGCCAACCCAAGGGGGTTTAGCTCAGTTGGTAGAGCGCCTGCTTTGCAAGCAGGATGTCAGCGGTTCGAGTCCGCTAATCTCCATTTTCATCGACACTAATGGCTGTGATGGGCAGATTTAAACCCCTCAGTAATTCTTGGTAAGCCTGCCACTCCCAAAATGGTTCCGGCTCTTGGCGGTGCACTGCCACAATTTCTTGACTCAGGCGCAATACTAATTCACGCTCTTCTTGTTTAGGAATTTCTTCGCTCAAATTGGCAAAGTCCACCTCAACTCCTTGTAACAGATAATCCTGCAACTCCTGCCGCAAATGTTGGGGATCGGATCCTGTGTTCTCAAATACTCGGCTGAGGTTATCCAAAATAATGGCCATTTCCGTTTCCGAAATTTTGCCATCAGCGGCGGCCACGGCGGCCACAGTGCGAAGAATTTTAAGTTGCTGCGGCGAAAGGCTAGGAGTTTCCCCTAGGTAGACTTCGATGACCTTGGGATCATTCTGAATTTGATCCATATTGCCTTCACATAACACTGAACCCTGATGGAGCACTGTTACCTTGCGGGCAATTTGGCGCACAAACTCCATATCATGTTCAATCACAATAATGGAATGGCTTTCCGCCAAGGCTAACAGTAAATCCCCCACATTTTCTGTTTCCTCATCGGTTAACCCTGCCACCGGCTCGTCCACTAGCAATAAAGTGGGGGACTGGGCCACTAGCATGCCAATTTCTAAACGTTGTTTTTCTCCGTGGGAAAGTAGGGCTGCAGCTAGATGGGCTTTGGGAGTTAGGCCGATGGTTTCCAACAACCCCCCTACACTCCTTCTTTCGGCACCGGTTGGTTGTCCCATCAAAGTACCCCAAACGGATTTTTTTCGATTTACCGCTAGGTCTAAATTTTCGGCCACCGTCAGATTGAGGTAGACCCTGGGGGTCTGAAATTTACGCCCCACCCCCAGACGGGCAATGCGATATTCCGGAATTTTGCGAATGTCCTTGCCCTGGAATAAGACCCGGCCTTCCGTCGGTTGGACTTTGCCAGTGATTACATCTAAAAAAGTGGTTTTCCCTGCGCCATTGGGGCCAATAATTACCCGTAATTCCCCCGGATTCATGGAAAAAGTTAGGTGGTTAAGGGCCCGGAAGCCATCAAAGCTTACCGTCAGGTCTTGAATCTCTAAAATTTTGCTGCTCATGGGCAATGGGTAAAACCTAGGGTTTGGGCCAGGGCAAAACTGGGGTTAATATTCTCGTCTGTCAATTCAAACAAGGGACGGGGCCAAAAACTGTTTACCAGGAACGAAATTTTTGCTGTCTCCATAATCTTGTCTACATCCATCACCATCATCTATCCAAATTCTTGCTAGGCAGGAATGGCGATAACATCATTATCTTTCTGGAGGTGTTTGCAGCATTTCGTCTCCGGAGCCATTGTTATCTAGATTTCCTTCTGCCGTATTATCGGTGGTCGAATTTTGTTCATTGGATCTGAAATTAACCTGTTGCCAATCCTCTGGCGATCGCCGAGTTAATTCTTCTAAGGAGCGGGGCACTAAACTAATCCGTTGGTTTTCTGGGGGAATATCTAGGTTTTCCACCGGATCGATTAAGGCGTAGAGGTAATTTCCTTGAAAATCTGGGTTGCCCAGTTTAAGGCGGTGGGTTTTACCGTTAACCAATTGAATCATTAATTCTGTAGCCACAGATTCAAGGCCGTATTCCGCTAGCTGCGCAGTGGCAACTTCAAAGTCCCGGTTATTCTGACTGCCAAGGATAACACTCAACAAAAAATCTACCCCTGGGCCACTTACGGGCACTGGTTCCGGATTATCCATCAACCAGGCAGAGTCACCACTACTATCTTTGCCTTGCCGATAGAGTCTGACAGTTGTTGGGGTCGGTTCAAACTGAGTAATGGTGACGGATTGCACCAAATCAGCACTGAAATCAAAATGGCGGTTTGCAGAGGGACTTTGGACAGCGGTCGTTTCATCTTCAGGATTGCGACCTATTTCCCAGGCCATCACCCCCAACCCCAAGGCCAAAGCCACCGCCCAAAGTAGCCAAGTTACCCGCTTCAGTTTCAGGGTCATGGGTTAATGCCTAAGGAGCACCGGGCTCGGGGGCGATCGCCGGGTTGGCCTGTTGCTGTTGCATTTCCATGAGCCGTTGCTGTTGGAGTTGCTTGAACTGATCCGCCGCTTTGTTAATATTTCTTTGGGTATCCTCGGCAAAATCGGCCCCATTGCGACTGCGACTCAAATTAGCATTGTGAATCAACGACATGGGATCGAACCCCCCCCCCAAACCCTGCTTACTGGGATCAACGTTGTTGGAAACAAAGGGATCTTCCCCAGGGGTAGTGCCAGTGGATTGGCCCTGAACTGGGGCCAAGCTGAATAGGCCGGTGGCGAGGGCACTGAGGGCTAAACAGCGGGTTATTTGGGCTGTCTTCATGGTCATCAGGCTCCAAGTGTTTAATTGGTCTAAAACTTTACAACTCAATGTCGCCGGGGTGTGGAAGTTGGGCTAATGTTCTCAACAGCCAAAATCACAAAAAGCGACGTTTAAGCAAAGGTTGAATTAATAACAATACTAAACCATCAAACAGAACTAGTGCCCCCAGAACCTGGGCAAAATTCAAACTGAACCAAGGAGCATTTAAGACCGCACTCCCTAAACTCCAGTCACCATTGAGGTAAATGTAACGGATTGGTTCGATGGCATAGGTCAAAGGGTTCAAGCTAGCCACCACCTGTAACCAATGGGCCATAAAGTCCAAAGGAGCAAGGGCTGTACTGGCGAAGAGTAAAGGCAAATTGGTGACAAAAATGACCGCAATTAGCTCAATGTGCCCCGGCAAAGCAAAGGCTAAACCCAAGCTCAGGGCCGTTACCCCCAACACAATTAGAAAAACGATTAGGGCAATCATCCCCAAACCAAAGCCATTGGGTAAACCTGCCCCCAGCAGAGCACTGGCCCCCACAATCACCGCTGCTTGGATCAAACTTAAGCTGATGATATACACCGTGGAAGCCGCCACAATGGAGTAACGGGAAGCCAATGGAGCCACCAATAAACGGTTTAAAAAACCAAATTCCCGGTCAAACATCACCGGCAAGCCAGCATTCAGTGCTCCGGAAAAGGCAGTGAAGACAATGATCCCGGGCGCTAAAAACTGGGCATAGTTAAGGTCATTACCGAATAGACCCTGGGGTGCATTGATGAATAAAGCTCCAAATAAAACTAACCACATAAATGGTTGGATGATGCCAGCTACCAAAGTCGTGGGCCGCCGTTGCAGTTGAATAAATAAACGTTTAGTTAGGGCACTGGTTTCCTGGAAAAACTCCCCCAGTAGGCTAGGGGGATTAGGAGGGGCGGCTTGGGGCGCTAGGAGGGAAATAATTTTGGGTGGGGTAAGGGTTTGACTCATAAAAATTTGGGTTTGACGACAGTTGAATTAACTTGGTACAAACTGGGGCACGATCCGCTTTTGGATAGATTTTAGGAAAAATTTCCTGATATATCTTTCAGGGTAATGGCGATCGCCATTGACAAAGTCCCATGGAGGTTTGGGATAAATCGGAATTAACCCGTTTTCATGGCTTGTTTTTTTTCTGCTTTTAGATCCCGTTGGGCGGCGGCGGCCAGTTCTGCGTCCATCAGGGTTTTGCCCGTGGCGGCGAGGTACACATCATCTAAACTGGGGCGGGATTGGGCCAGGCTAAAAATCGGCAAGCCATTGTCCAGTAAAGCTTTTTCAATCTGACTGAGGGGATTGCTCTGGGGCGTTACCACCAGGTTAAGGGAATTACCCTGGGCTTGGTTGACAATTATCTCCTGAACGAAGGGGAGAGAACGCAAAATTCGGTCGGCTTTTGCCGCTTCCTGATCTTCAGTAAATTCCCGAATTCTCAGGGTTACCCGGTCTCCCCCAACCCGGTCTTTGAGTTCCGTCGGAGTGCCCGCCGCAATTACTATGCCCTGGTCAATAATCGCTAGGCGATCGGCCAAAGCATCAATTTCCTCCAGGTAATGGCTAGTGATGACCACAGTGGTGCCCGCCTCCCTCAGTTGCCGTAAAAATTCCCAGAGGATAAAGCGACTTTCGACGTCCAGCCCCACGGAAGGTTCATCCAATACCAACACCGCCGGTTGATGCAGTAAGCCCGCTGCTAAGTCTAAACGTTTGCGTAGCCCCCCCGAATAAGTTCCTGTTTTCTGATCTGCATAGGTCGCTAAACCGAGAATATCCAACAGTTGATCAATGCGTTTTTGACTATTAGTGCTATCAAGGTGGTAGAGGGAAGCTTGCAATTGCAACAATTCTCGACCTGTTAAGATCTTATCTATGGCTACTTCCTGGGCTACATAACCTAAACGACGGCGGGCCTGGCGGGGATCAGTTAATACGTTTACGCCATCGACCCAAAGTTCTCCTTTGTCCGGTTGGGCTAAGGTACATAGACAGCGGATAGTGGTGGTCTTCCCTGCGCCGTTGGGGCCCAGTAGTGCAAATATTTCTCCCTTAGGCACTGTAAAGGAAATATCTTTCACCGCAGGGATAGCACCGTAATTTTTTTGGAGTTGTTTGACTTGAACAGCAAAGCCCATAAGCTAACTCCTTCCTGTTTAATCTGCAATCTTTCTTAACATTATCCCCGATGTGGTCGGTTTTGCCTTCCCGCTTTGAACTTTGATGAGTACCTTGCTTGGAATTCTTGCTATTTTATCGGCGGCGGCGGCGGCGGGGATGCGTATTGCTCTACCACTATTGATCGTTGGTCTGATCCAAGGTCAGCTTTGGTCGGAAGTCCCCCTGCTCTGGCGAGTTAACCCCCAAGTGGTGGTGGCGGTGTTGACTAGTTGGTCCTTATTTGAACTGTTTGGCTCAAAAAAACTCTTGGGCCAGAGGGTATTGCAAATTGTGCAACTATTTTTCACTCCCCTGGTGGGGGCCATGATGGCCATAACGGTGGCCAAATTATTGACCGCAGAACTGGAGGTAGATTTTAAATTTCCCCCCCTCTGGGCTGTGGCGGCGATCGGTGCCCTGTTTGCCCTCGTCATACGCCTAGTGGCGATCGGTTGGTTTTTTCGTTTGCGGGGCCTACCCTTTTGGGTAACGGTTCTAGAGGATTTATTTTCCGTTGCCTTGGTACTCTTTGCCCTTAAGGCCCCAAAAAATGGGGGATTAATTGCTATTTTGCTTTTGTGGATTGCGGTGCGTAGTTCCACTGCCTGGAGAACTTGGTTTTTAGAAAACCGTGGCTCGGCAAAAGCACCAAAGTCAAAAAATCGTCAGCAATGAGTTTTGGCAAGTTTAAAACCTAATACCCAACGGTCAAGCCTTAACATTTTCCAGCATTAGCTTAGAGCGCTTAACAGCATCGGGCACTGTGATGGGGTATTGTCCATTGAAACAGGCGGAGCAAAAATGGGTTACGTTTTCGCCGGTACATAACAGCATTCCCTCTTGGGAAAGGTAAGCCAGGGAATCCACCTCGATCTGCTCAGCAATTTCCGCTATGGTTAGTCGGGCTGCAATCAACTGCTCTTGATTGTCCGTATCAATGCCGTAGAAACAGGGATGGGTAACCGGCGGTGAAGAAATACGCATATGTACTTCTGTGGCCCCAGCTTCCCGTAAAGCCCGAACAATTTTGCGACTGGTGGTACCCCGCACAATGGAATCATCGACAATGATGATCCGTTTACCCGTCAGTACGTCCCGGAGGGGATTGAGTTTCATGCGAATGCCGTGTTCTCGCATATGTTGGGTGGGTTGGATAAAGGTGCGACCCACGTAACGGTTTTTTATCAATCCCTCTGCATAGGGAATACCCGAAGCTTGGGAAAAACCGATCGCCGCTGGAATGCCCGAATCGGGTACCCCCATAACCAAGTCAGCATCAACGGCGGATTCTTTGGCTAAGTGCTTACCGATACGCATACGGTAGGTGTAGAGACTTTCATCGTTAACCACGCTGTCTGGACGGGAGAAATAAATCATCTCGAAGACACAGAGTTTACGCTCAGCACTTTCTGCCAATGGATGGGAAACCAAACCTGATTCGGTGATGTGCACCAATTCCCCTGCCTCCACTGTCCGCACATAGGTAGCGCCGATAATGTCTAGGGCGCAGGTTTCCGATGCCAACACGTAGCGGGGAATTTCTTCTTCTAATACTCCAATTACTAGAGGGCGAATGCCATGGGGGTCCCTTACGCCGATGATTCCTTCCGGTGTGCCAATAACTAGACTATAGGCTCCGGCACAAAGAGTCAGGGCCGCAATGGTGGCCTCTACCCAATCCTTACCCCCATCCACTTCGTTGGCGATCGCCACAGCAATCATTTCTGAGTCGGTGGTGGTAACAAAATCTCCACAGCCTCTTTCTATCAAAGCTTCCCTTAACTGATTTGTGTTGACCAGATTGCCATTGTGGGCCAAGGCTAGGGGTCCTAAACGGGTGGGAAGTACGGCCGGCTGGGCATTGACCCGATGGCTAGAACCGGTGGTGGAATAACGGGTGTGGCCCACAGCCAGACCACCCACCATTTCATTCAGCG containing:
- a CDS encoding PRC-barrel domain-containing protein, yielding MTIDNIRLRNEFINTEVITRSSGKKLGVVKEVLVDVDQREIVALGLRDNFLSLTGMPQYLYLNSIVQTGDVVLVENDDVFELVEVDLYSPLVNSEVVTETGEPLGRVRDFQFDLATGKVSSIIIASLGLPQIPEQLISTYELSIDEVVSSGPNRLIVFEGAEERLNQLSVGLLERLGIGRPSWERVEEDLYYPPTTRPENQLGSGIPVRPPVQVRQPEPVLEERWHEDDWQDTRPAPPPRREVAPLRYPEPEYEDDYEVDNWGEASSRSSAPEPEYDYEDEVAGDVWDDDEAPSPYNPPRVNIPETRREKMPEYYEE
- the radC gene encoding DNA repair protein RadC, encoding MTYSLRIADLPEDERPREKLLKYGAKHLGNAELIAILLATGQGKGKLSAVGLGQYILQQLGQNRQDPMDVLRNIHPQELIAFPGIGPAKATTVLAAVELGKRVFQSRPLEKMVLDSPEAAAIALGQDLMWQIQEHFAIAMLDVKNRLLATKVITIGTATETLIHPREIFREVIKQGATRLIVAHNHPSGGLDPSPEDIQLTELLLQGAQYLQIPVLDHLILGHGHHQSLRQCTNLWERFPQGV
- a CDS encoding rhodanese-related sulfurtransferase; protein product: MAHQVTTFYHFTRLDDLQEKQSRWQEFCDRLGLKGTILLAEEGVNATIAGESNDIEKLVKTIAGDLGLATLPQRHSWAEIMPFQRMKVKIKLEIVSLGRPQITPEKQVGTYVLPQQWNQLLQDPDVMVIDTRNDYEVAIGTFQGAINPRTKRFRQFPDYVKNNLEGQKDKKVAMFCTGGIRCEKATAYLLEEGFTEVYHLQGGILHYLETITPEESLWQGECFVFDERVAVQEGLAVGSHDLCEGCGYPLGVEDRHCPQCGFKVKENHDL
- the urtD gene encoding urea ABC transporter ATP-binding protein UrtD is translated as MSSKILEIQDLTVSFDGFRALNHLTFSMNPGELRVIIGPNGAGKTTFLDVITGKVQPTEGRVLFQGKDIRKIPEYRIARLGVGRKFQTPRVYLNLTVAENLDLAVNRKKSVWGTLMGQPTGAERRSVGGLLETIGLTPKAHLAAALLSHGEKQRLEIGMLVAQSPTLLLVDEPVAGLTDEETENVGDLLLALAESHSIIVIEHDMEFVRQIARKVTVLHQGSVLCEGNMDQIQNDPKVIEVYLGETPSLSPQQLKILRTVAAVAAADGKISETEMAIILDNLSRVFENTGSDPQHLRQELQDYLLQGVEVDFANLSEEIPKQEERELVLRLSQEIVAVHRQEPEPFWEWQAYQELLRGLNLPITAISVDENGD
- a CDS encoding DUF4340 domain-containing protein, producing the protein MTLKLKRVTWLLWAVALALGLGVMAWEIGRNPEDETTAVQSPSANRHFDFSADLVQSVTITQFEPTPTTVRLYRQGKDSSGDSAWLMDNPEPVPVSGPGVDFLLSVILGSQNNRDFEVATAQLAEYGLESVATELMIQLVNGKTHRLKLGNPDFQGNYLYALIDPVENLDIPPENQRISLVPRSLEELTRRSPEDWQQVNFRSNEQNSTTDNTAEGNLDNNGSGDEMLQTPPER
- a CDS encoding ABC transporter permease, whose protein sequence is MSQTLTPPKIISLLAPQAAPPNPPSLLGEFFQETSALTKRLFIQLQRRPTTLVAGIIQPFMWLVLFGALFINAPQGLFGNDLNYAQFLAPGIIVFTAFSGALNAGLPVMFDREFGFLNRLLVAPLASRYSIVAASTVYIISLSLIQAAVIVGASALLGAGLPNGFGLGMIALIVFLIVLGVTALSLGLAFALPGHIELIAVIFVTNLPLLFASTALAPLDFMAHWLQVVASLNPLTYAIEPIRYIYLNGDWSLGSAVLNAPWFSLNFAQVLGALVLFDGLVLLLIQPLLKRRFL
- a CDS encoding ABC transporter ATP-binding protein, producing the protein MGFAVQVKQLQKNYGAIPAVKDISFTVPKGEIFALLGPNGAGKTTTIRCLCTLAQPDKGELWVDGVNVLTDPRQARRRLGYVAQEVAIDKILTGRELLQLQASLYHLDSTNSQKRIDQLLDILGLATYADQKTGTYSGGLRKRLDLAAGLLHQPAVLVLDEPSVGLDVESRFILWEFLRQLREAGTTVVITSHYLEEIDALADRLAIIDQGIVIAAGTPTELKDRVGGDRVTLRIREFTEDQEAAKADRILRSLPFVQEIIVNQAQGNSLNLVVTPQSNPLSQIEKALLDNGLPIFSLAQSRPSLDDVYLAATGKTLMDAELAAAAQRDLKAEKKQAMKTG
- a CDS encoding DUF4126 domain-containing protein, with protein sequence MSTLLGILAILSAAAAAGMRIALPLLIVGLIQGQLWSEVPLLWRVNPQVVVAVLTSWSLFELFGSKKLLGQRVLQIVQLFFTPLVGAMMAITVAKLLTAELEVDFKFPPLWAVAAIGALFALVIRLVAIGWFFRLRGLPFWVTVLEDLFSVALVLFALKAPKNGGLIAILLLWIAVRSSTAWRTWFLENRGSAKAPKSKNRQQ
- the purF gene encoding amidophosphoribosyltransferase produces the protein MFPLSNELTELTDGQPLSEHHADKPEEACGVFGIYAPEEAVAKLTYFGLYALQHRGQESAGIATFAGKTVHCHKDMGLVSQVFQESTLNEMVGGLAVGHTRYSTTGSSHRVNAQPAVLPTRLGPLALAHNGNLVNTNQLREALIERGCGDFVTTTDSEMIAVAIANEVDGGKDWVEATIAALTLCAGAYSLVIGTPEGIIGVRDPHGIRPLVIGVLEEEIPRYVLASETCALDIIGATYVRTVEAGELVHITESGLVSHPLAESAERKLCVFEMIYFSRPDSVVNDESLYTYRMRIGKHLAKESAVDADLVMGVPDSGIPAAIGFSQASGIPYAEGLIKNRYVGRTFIQPTQHMREHGIRMKLNPLRDVLTGKRIIIVDDSIVRGTTSRKIVRALREAGATEVHMRISSPPVTHPCFYGIDTDNQEQLIAARLTIAEIAEQIEVDSLAYLSQEGMLLCTGENVTHFCSACFNGQYPITVPDAVKRSKLMLENVKA